The Ignavibacteriota bacterium genome contains a region encoding:
- a CDS encoding ABC transporter permease, whose protein sequence is MTRLIIEKELREIISSTKFAVSFGVCALLILLSFTIGAKNYHVSVAQYEAAKRENIQQMEGLTDWFSVRNHRIFLPPQPLASLVNGVSNDIGRTIEMQGRGELTADDSRYNDEPMFAIFRFLDLEFIFQIVLSLFAIVFAFDSINGEKERGTLRLSFANAVPREQYILGKLLGSFLALGLPLIIAILIGCLTLPLLGISLNADEWLRLTLVIGAGLLYFGLFLSLSIFVSALTHSSSHSFLMLLVIWILSVLIIPRASVLLAGRAVDVPSVDELASQKNRFASQLWKEDREKMAAFKSTATEPMKQMEEFQQFMGKQNDERDKKMQEFSGKLNEDRANRQTVQQNLALNLARVSPATTFSLLAMTLSGTSLQLKDKFRSEATAYQQSYANFIKAKTGMVPGGRMMVFRMEVNGEKAKQIDPYEMPVFEYHPFTLNEVFNSSMIDFGLLVVFNLLFFVGAYIAFIRYDVR, encoded by the coding sequence ATGACACGACTCATCATCGAAAAAGAATTACGTGAAATCATCAGCTCGACGAAATTTGCTGTGAGTTTCGGCGTGTGCGCTTTACTGATTCTTCTCTCGTTCACTATCGGCGCGAAGAATTATCACGTGAGCGTCGCACAGTATGAAGCGGCAAAGCGCGAAAACATCCAGCAGATGGAGGGTTTGACCGATTGGTTCAGCGTGCGCAATCATCGCATCTTTCTTCCGCCGCAACCGCTTGCAAGTTTAGTGAACGGCGTTTCCAACGACATCGGTCGTACCATTGAAATGCAGGGACGCGGCGAACTCACCGCCGATGACAGTCGCTACAACGACGAACCGATGTTTGCCATTTTCCGCTTTCTTGATTTGGAATTTATTTTTCAAATCGTTCTTTCCCTCTTTGCCATCGTCTTCGCGTTCGACTCCATCAACGGAGAGAAAGAGCGCGGCACACTCCGGCTTTCGTTTGCCAATGCCGTACCGCGCGAGCAATATATTCTCGGAAAATTACTCGGTTCGTTTCTCGCACTCGGTCTTCCTCTCATCATCGCAATCCTCATCGGTTGCCTGACGCTTCCGCTTCTTGGTATCTCGTTGAATGCAGATGAATGGCTTCGCCTCACGCTCGTTATCGGCGCGGGATTGTTGTACTTCGGATTGTTTCTCTCTCTCTCCATTTTTGTTTCCGCACTCACGCATTCTTCGTCTCATTCTTTTTTGATGTTGCTCGTCATCTGGATATTGAGTGTGTTGATAATTCCGCGTGCATCGGTTCTGCTTGCCGGTCGTGCCGTTGATGTTCCTTCCGTTGATGAACTTGCTTCACAGAAGAATCGCTTCGCCTCACAATTGTGGAAAGAAGACCGCGAAAAAATGGCTGCGTTCAAATCAACTGCCACTGAACCGATGAAACAGATGGAAGAGTTTCAGCAATTCATGGGAAAACAAAATGACGAGCGTGATAAAAAGATGCAGGAATTTTCCGGCAAGTTGAATGAAGACAGAGCAAACCGTCAAACCGTTCAGCAGAATCTTGCACTGAATCTTGCACGCGTTTCACCCGCGACAACGTTCTCACTTCTGGCGATGACACTTTCAGGAACATCGCTTCAACTGAAAGATAAATTCCGTAGCGAAGCGACAGCGTATCAGCAATCGTACGCGAACTTCATCAAAGCAAAAACAGGAATGGTACCCGGCGGACGCATGATGGTCTTTCGCATGGAAGTTAATGGTGAAAAAGCAAAACAGATTGACCCGTACGAAATGCCTGTGTTCGAGTATCACCCGTTCACACTCAACGAGGTCTTTAATTCAAGCATGATTGATTTTGGACTGCTCGTTGTTTTCAATCTGCTCTTCTTCGTGGGAGCGTACATCGCCTTCATTCGTTATGATGTTCGTTAA
- a CDS encoding ABC transporter ATP-binding protein, with amino-acid sequence MNQELSNSNPKPETRNLLLEAVNLTKRYEDGILALDHVSFGIKQGEIYAMLGGNGAGKTTTINLFLNFIEPTEGEARVDGIVTHKEPLRAKGKLAYVSENVMLYPNFTAIQNLDFFARLGGKTSYTKNDYREVLLRVGLQEEAHHKRLKGFSKGMRQKSGIAIAILKDAPAILLDEPTSGLDPQAGYEFMKLLDSLRSEGKAILMSTHDIFRAKEIADIVGIMSKGSLIMQQPARELAETNLVELYMHYMAGHLEQAA; translated from the coding sequence ATGAACCAAGAATTATCGAACAGTAACCCCAAACCCGAAACCCGAAACCTATTACTCGAAGCCGTGAACCTGACGAAACGTTATGAGGACGGAATTCTCGCTCTCGACCATGTTTCTTTCGGTATCAAACAAGGTGAAATTTACGCGATGCTTGGCGGGAACGGAGCGGGCAAGACAACAACCATTAATCTCTTTCTCAACTTCATTGAACCGACAGAAGGCGAAGCGAGAGTTGATGGAATTGTTACACACAAAGAACCGTTGAGAGCGAAAGGGAAACTCGCGTATGTGTCGGAGAATGTGATGTTGTACCCGAACTTTACTGCAATTCAAAATCTTGATTTCTTCGCGCGGCTCGGAGGAAAAACATCGTACACAAAAAATGATTACCGCGAAGTTCTGCTTCGAGTCGGCTTGCAGGAAGAAGCGCATCATAAACGGCTCAAAGGATTCTCGAAAGGAATGAGGCAAAAAAGCGGAATTGCAATTGCGATTCTCAAAGACGCGCCTGCAATCCTGCTTGATGAACCGACAAGCGGACTTGACCCGCAAGCCGGATATGAATTTATGAAGTTGCTCGATTCGCTTCGAAGCGAAGGCAAAGCAATTCTCATGTCCACGCACGATATTTTTCGCGCGAAAGAAATTGCCGACATCGTCGGCATCATGAGCAAAGGTTCACTCATCATGCAGCAACCCGCGCGGGAGTTGGCAGAAACCAATCTCGTCGAGTTGTACATGCACTACATGGCGGGACATCTCGAACAGGCAGCGTAA
- a CDS encoding PDZ domain-containing protein, producing the protein MKHNKYLTLFFALLIAATTILSAQEKKIIKKEGGGTWVNEEGDIFDVPELAVFITQEGDDLVITNVMEENARPKGYEDIDVQLNDVILMANGKRMKTIRDLQNLYKEAKPGTTIKLGMKRGEDMLLASFDKADPEKLPKRKMIVKTMDGGEMDMMGIPQVGLLIGSKGKEVFISEVFDDIEEKLPDADVKKGDVITKLNGKEISSFKDFSKAYGKLDVGEKVVLATLRSGKTYTITFKKPKEEGGMKVIRKTIGD; encoded by the coding sequence ATGAAACATAATAAATATCTCACACTATTCTTTGCACTACTGATTGCGGCAACAACCATTCTTTCTGCGCAAGAAAAAAAGATTATCAAGAAAGAAGGTGGCGGAACGTGGGTCAATGAAGAAGGCGACATCTTTGACGTTCCCGAACTTGCTGTGTTCATCACACAAGAAGGAGATGACCTCGTCATCACCAATGTCATGGAGGAGAACGCACGACCGAAAGGATACGAAGACATTGACGTTCAATTGAACGATGTCATTCTGATGGCGAACGGGAAGAGGATGAAAACGATCCGCGATTTGCAAAACCTTTATAAAGAAGCAAAGCCGGGAACAACAATTAAACTCGGCATGAAGCGCGGCGAAGACATGTTGCTCGCTTCGTTCGATAAAGCCGACCCGGAGAAACTTCCGAAACGGAAGATGATTGTCAAAACAATGGATGGCGGCGAAATGGATATGATGGGAATTCCGCAAGTGGGATTACTCATCGGCTCGAAAGGGAAGGAAGTGTTTATTTCAGAAGTGTTTGATGATATAGAAGAAAAACTTCCCGATGCCGATGTGAAAAAAGGAGACGTCATTACCAAACTGAATGGTAAAGAAATTTCTTCCTTCAAAGATTTCTCCAAAGCATACGGGAAACTCGATGTCGGCGAGAAGGTTGTACTTGCGACATTGCGTTCAGGAAAAACCTACACGATTACGTTTAAGAAACCGAAAGAAGAAGGCGGGATGAAAGTTATTCGGAAGACGATTGGCGACTAA
- a CDS encoding HAMP domain-containing histidine kinase, with protein MKLRTQTVQLIIALLVLSLAGLVWLQYNLLSDAFALKEQTFRQSVHAAMNRVAERLEATEAAGNVFKFIVNTHKRSPVNVVRVDVDTTIEHKSERDSVIVFAGIKVTEPPLWVERDTIRYRLDKPQHVKLRVYDALGRQDTVLVDSSLNEGEYSVLTNKSKYSQGDFFYKLILDSMTFTLKTNEGDASGVFSGDEKFERKQRLVGKVIENLSVAEREPIERRINPILLDSLIKLSLHENGIELPYEFGVRSERNDSLRIAQPSNYSPEILTTEFQNQLFPGDFLSSTNQLLLYFPGQKMFMLKQVGVQLALTIVLMTILILCFVVAVRTIIKQKHFAVRLTDFINNMTHEFKTPISTISVATETIMREDVIENKEKVQRYGSVIRDENLRMKKQVDKILQMAVIEEGDFELKCSPIEVHELIERATANIALQVEAKQGTISCNYGALHSVVNGERVHVENILHNILDNANKYSPEKPSIEVHTSNSFSKNAFILHKTVIPNPASAGEESRASIIADSSPQYLIVTIEDHGIGINEEELKKVFDKYYRVPTCNRHDVKGFGLGLSYVKLMMNAHGGDVIIASEPGKGTTVQLIFPLLDGEMNG; from the coding sequence ATGAAACTAAGAACTCAAACCGTGCAACTTATTATAGCCCTGCTGGTTCTCTCGCTTGCGGGCTTGGTGTGGTTGCAATACAATTTGCTGAGTGATGCTTTTGCTTTGAAAGAGCAAACATTCCGGCAAAGCGTTCACGCGGCGATGAATCGCGTTGCTGAGCGGCTCGAAGCAACGGAAGCCGCGGGCAATGTGTTCAAGTTCATTGTGAACACGCACAAACGCTCTCCGGTGAATGTTGTTCGCGTTGATGTTGACACGACCATCGAACACAAGAGTGAACGCGACAGTGTTATTGTTTTTGCCGGTATTAAAGTTACGGAGCCGCCACTGTGGGTTGAACGGGATACGATTCGGTACAGATTGGATAAACCACAGCACGTCAAACTTCGCGTGTATGATGCGTTGGGAAGACAGGATACCGTGTTGGTTGATTCTTCACTGAACGAGGGTGAATATTCCGTTTTGACAAACAAATCGAAATATTCGCAGGGAGATTTTTTTTACAAATTGATTCTTGACAGCATGACGTTCACGTTGAAGACGAACGAAGGCGATGCAAGCGGAGTTTTTTCCGGCGATGAAAAGTTTGAACGAAAACAACGATTGGTGGGAAAGGTGATAGAAAATCTCTCGGTCGCAGAACGTGAACCGATTGAGAGGAGAATCAATCCTATATTATTAGACTCGCTCATCAAACTCAGTCTGCATGAAAACGGCATCGAATTGCCATACGAATTCGGCGTTCGTTCTGAACGTAACGATTCACTGAGAATTGCTCAACCTTCAAACTATTCACCGGAAATTCTGACGACGGAGTTTCAGAACCAATTGTTCCCGGGTGATTTTCTTTCGAGCACAAATCAGTTGCTCTTGTATTTTCCCGGGCAGAAAATGTTTATGCTGAAGCAAGTCGGTGTACAACTTGCACTAACGATAGTGTTGATGACGATTTTGATTCTCTGTTTCGTGGTTGCTGTCCGAACAATCATCAAACAAAAACATTTTGCAGTACGGCTGACAGATTTCATCAACAATATGACGCACGAATTCAAAACTCCCATTTCAACAATCTCGGTAGCAACCGAAACAATCATGCGGGAAGATGTCATCGAGAATAAAGAAAAGGTTCAGCGTTACGGCAGTGTCATCCGGGATGAAAATCTGAGGATGAAAAAACAAGTTGATAAAATTCTCCAGATGGCTGTGATTGAAGAGGGAGATTTTGAATTGAAATGTTCCCCGATTGAAGTTCATGAACTGATTGAAAGAGCAACCGCGAACATTGCGTTGCAAGTGGAAGCAAAACAGGGAACCATTTCGTGCAACTATGGTGCGCTTCATTCTGTCGTTAATGGAGAGCGCGTTCATGTTGAAAATATCCTTCACAATATTCTTGATAACGCGAACAAATATTCGCCGGAAAAGCCGTCAATTGAAGTCCATACTTCCAACTCGTTCAGTAAAAATGCTTTCATACTCCACAAAACTGTCATTCCGAACCCCGCTTCAGCGGGTGAGGAATCTCGTGCCTCGATTATTGCTGATTCTTCACCACAGTATTTGATAGTAACAATTGAAGACCATGGAATCGGTATCAACGAAGAGGAATTAAAGAAAGTGTTCGATAAATATTACCGTGTCCCGACCTGCAACAGGCATGATGTAAAAGGATTCGGGCTTGGACTCAGTTATGTGAAACTGATGATGAACGCGCACGGAGGAGATGTAATAATTGCAAGCGAACCCGGAAAAGGGACAACGGTTCAATTGATATTTCCTTTGCTTGATGGAGAGATGAATGGCTGA
- a CDS encoding response regulator transcription factor — MAEKKILLLEDDPNLGFMLQENLELRGYEVKLCTNGDDGMKAYTAERFDLCLVDVMMPKKDGFTFAREVRERDQQTPLIFLTAKSLKEDRIEGLKIGADDYITKPFSMEELALRIQAVLKRSVAPSHHSHDGTTFTIGNYVFDYERQTLQIKNKKQKLTAKEAELLKLFCLHLNATLERELALKEIWGDDSYFNGRSMDVFISRLRSYLKSDSRIEILNVHGKGFKLVVTE, encoded by the coding sequence ATGGCTGAAAAAAAAATATTATTGTTAGAAGACGACCCGAATCTCGGATTCATGCTTCAGGAGAACTTGGAACTGCGCGGCTACGAAGTGAAACTCTGCACAAACGGCGATGACGGTATGAAAGCCTATACTGCCGAACGATTCGATTTATGTCTCGTTGATGTGATGATGCCGAAGAAAGACGGTTTCACTTTTGCACGGGAAGTCCGCGAGCGCGACCAACAAACGCCGCTTATTTTTCTCACGGCAAAATCATTGAAGGAAGATAGAATCGAAGGATTGAAAATCGGCGCGGACGATTACATCACGAAACCGTTCAGCATGGAAGAACTTGCGTTAAGAATTCAGGCGGTTCTGAAACGAAGTGTTGCACCTTCTCACCATTCACACGACGGAACAACCTTCACCATCGGGAATTATGTGTTTGATTACGAACGGCAAACGCTTCAAATAAAAAATAAAAAACAAAAGTTGACAGCAAAAGAAGCAGAGTTGCTGAAGTTGTTTTGTCTTCATCTCAACGCAACGCTCGAACGTGAACTTGCACTGAAAGAAATATGGGGCGACGACAGTTACTTCAACGGTCGAAGCATGGATGTTTTTATTTCACGACTCCGTTCCTATCTCAAAAGCGATTCACGGATTGAGATTCTGAATGTTCATGGGAAGGGATTTAAGTTAGTGGTAACTGAATGA
- a CDS encoding DUF2281 domain-containing protein — translation MSDTLIYSKLSTLPDNLKHEVVDFIDFLIAKKEKESAPFEGPKFGCAKGQIMMSDDFDAPLEDFKEYME, via the coding sequence ATGTCCGATACATTAATTTATAGTAAACTCTCAACTTTGCCGGATAATCTCAAACATGAGGTCGTAGACTTTATTGATTTTCTCATAGCAAAAAAGGAGAAAGAATCAGCCCCTTTCGAGGGTCCCAAATTTGGATGTGCTAAAGGGCAAATTATGATGTCTGATGATTTTGATGCTCCACTTGAGGACTTCAAGGAATACATGGAATGA
- a CDS encoding type II toxin-antitoxin system VapC family toxin, translating to MKLLLDSHALLWFFNGDEKLSTTARAEIENKSNIKFVSSASIWEMAIKIHLKKLSFSSDVQGILSLIRQNGFAVLQLESEHFIHLTTLPFYHRDPFDRMIITQAICEDMTIVTKDKQFTPYEVKILWD from the coding sequence ATGAAATTGTTGCTTGATAGCCATGCTTTGTTGTGGTTCTTTAATGGTGACGAAAAATTATCAACAACAGCACGTGCAGAGATTGAAAACAAGTCAAACATAAAATTTGTTAGCAGTGCTTCTATTTGGGAAATGGCAATAAAAATCCACCTGAAAAAATTATCTTTTTCTTCTGATGTTCAGGGGATACTTTCACTAATAAGACAGAACGGATTTGCAGTCTTGCAATTGGAATCAGAACACTTTATTCATTTGACCACACTTCCATTCTACCATCGCGACCCGTTCGACCGAATGATAATCACTCAGGCAATCTGTGAGGACATGACCATTGTTACAAAAGATAAGCAATTCACTCCTTATGAAGTGAAGATTTTATGGGATTGA
- a CDS encoding S41 family peptidase, producing MKRQVSIWTASALILLSLVIGFGVDRVISGDSLFEQMKKFQDVLSLTQKFYVDEVDVAKLNEAAINGLLGQLDPHSIYMPPRVTEREAEQFQGSYQGVGLQIVSLNDTITVAEPMGGSPAARLGILSNDKIVKIGDSTAVGITTEQASKKLRGPKGTKVTVTISRTGVPEPLVYEITRDLIALTSLDVAIMLDETTGYVSINRFSATTTKELVEALAKLKSQGMSQLVLDLRDNPGGYMHEAVKMSDLFIEGAKDDEQRKIVYTKSRSGGMDESYFAKSGDEYEKLPLIVLISHASASASEIVSGAIQDWDRGLVVGETSFGKGLVQRQWDLNDGSAVRLTIARYYTPSGRLIQRPYSGKGKGQYIKEAAQRDEEEGDNIGHEIDSTITSDSTKPKYKTDGGRIVYGGGGITPDYIVKPMELTELTKNMMRRDVYYQFISAYLDGDGQSLRGTYGSDLRGFAKSFEVSEDMFKKFKEFVGKKDVKIDDEQFAKDEFFNKVRLKSYIARSFWSDEGWYTITQNIDTQLKKAVTLFPEAEKIAGFVEQKSKSKN from the coding sequence ATGAAACGCCAAGTATCAATCTGGACTGCCTCTGCTCTTATTCTTCTTTCGCTCGTTATCGGCTTCGGTGTTGACCGTGTCATCTCGGGTGATTCGCTCTTCGAACAGATGAAAAAATTCCAAGACGTTCTTTCACTCACTCAAAAATTTTATGTTGACGAAGTTGATGTTGCTAAACTTAACGAAGCGGCAATCAACGGCTTGCTCGGTCAACTTGACCCGCACTCTATCTATATGCCGCCGCGTGTCACCGAGCGGGAAGCGGAACAATTTCAGGGCTCGTATCAGGGCGTGGGCTTGCAAATTGTTTCTTTGAATGATACGATTACGGTTGCCGAACCTATGGGCGGAAGTCCCGCAGCGCGGCTTGGTATTTTATCAAACGATAAGATTGTGAAGATTGGTGATTCGACAGCGGTGGGAATTACGACCGAACAGGCATCAAAAAAATTACGCGGACCGAAAGGGACGAAAGTAACAGTAACGATTTCACGAACCGGAGTTCCCGAACCGCTCGTCTATGAAATTACGAGAGACCTTATTGCATTGACAAGTCTCGATGTTGCCATAATGCTTGATGAAACAACCGGCTATGTGAGCATCAATCGTTTCAGCGCGACGACAACAAAAGAATTGGTAGAAGCGTTGGCGAAGTTGAAAAGTCAAGGGATGAGCCAACTTGTGCTTGATTTGCGCGATAACCCCGGCGGCTACATGCACGAAGCAGTGAAGATGTCCGATTTGTTTATCGAAGGGGCGAAGGATGATGAGCAACGGAAAATTGTTTATACAAAATCACGGAGCGGTGGGATGGATGAATCGTACTTTGCAAAGAGCGGAGATGAATATGAGAAACTTCCCCTCATTGTTCTTATCAGTCACGCCTCTGCAAGCGCAAGCGAAATTGTTTCCGGCGCAATTCAGGATTGGGACAGAGGATTGGTGGTCGGTGAAACGAGTTTCGGGAAAGGTCTCGTTCAGCGGCAGTGGGATTTGAACGATGGTTCCGCCGTTCGGTTGACGATTGCGCGCTATTATACTCCGAGCGGACGATTGATTCAACGTCCCTATTCCGGAAAAGGGAAAGGACAATACATAAAAGAAGCGGCGCAACGAGATGAAGAAGAGGGGGACAACATCGGACATGAAATTGATTCAACTATTACAAGCGATTCAACGAAGCCGAAGTATAAAACAGACGGCGGGCGCATTGTCTATGGCGGCGGCGGCATCACTCCGGATTATATCGTGAAGCCGATGGAACTGACAGAACTGACGAAGAATATGATGCGACGCGATGTGTATTATCAATTCATCTCCGCGTATCTCGATGGTGACGGACAATCGTTGCGTGGAACGTACGGCTCAGACTTACGAGGCTTTGCAAAATCATTTGAAGTTTCAGAAGACATGTTCAAGAAGTTCAAAGAGTTTGTTGGCAAGAAAGATGTGAAAATTGATGATGAGCAGTTTGCGAAAGACGAATTCTTCAACAAGGTTCGATTGAAATCGTACATTGCACGTTCGTTCTGGAGCGATGAGGGCTGGTACACAATCACCCAAAACATTGATACGCAACTGAAAAAAGCAGTCACACTCTTTCCTGAAGCGGAGAAGATTGCAGGATTTGTTGAACAGAAAAGTAAATCGAAAAACTGA
- the rlmD gene encoding 23S rRNA (uracil(1939)-C(5))-methyltransferase RlmD, translating into MEKNSEIVLTIESLSGDGKTVAHHEGLVFFVEDAVPGDIVKAKIWKLKKNYAEARAVEILTPSPHRIEAKCKHFGTCGGCRWQSLAYEAQLQFKHKNIVDVFKRIGGFENLDVRPVIGCEPPYFYRNKMEFTFSNERWLTSEEMEHKDEIKREVAVGLHIPERYDKVLNVEECYLQSETSTRILNTVREICQLWEMNAYSTKTHTGYLRHLVIREAKHTGERMINLVTTNDWQEAMQKMTTLLLKEFPDTTTIVNNITERKSMVAFGDKEKVYYGNGYITEKIGTYTFHISANSFFQTNTLQTEKLYSIAKEFVALQPTDVVYDLYSGTGTIALFLSDACERVVGIEVVESAIADAQRNAELNKVVNCFFLKGNLTEGLYSKKDEEQTKAGWLHEHPKPNVVVLDPPRSGVHPKVIDQIIRLKPERIVYVSCNPSTQARDAKMLADGGFSLDVIQPVDMFPHTDHIETVARFTCAK; encoded by the coding sequence ATGGAAAAAAATTCTGAAATTGTATTAACTATTGAAAGTCTTTCCGGCGACGGAAAAACAGTTGCACATCATGAGGGCTTAGTTTTCTTTGTTGAGGACGCGGTACCGGGTGATATTGTCAAAGCAAAAATCTGGAAACTCAAGAAGAATTACGCAGAAGCGCGTGCAGTGGAGATTCTCACTCCGTCGCCGCATCGAATTGAAGCAAAATGCAAACATTTCGGTACGTGCGGCGGTTGCCGGTGGCAATCGCTTGCGTACGAAGCGCAACTTCAGTTCAAGCACAAGAATATTGTTGATGTGTTCAAACGTATCGGTGGATTTGAAAACCTCGATGTTCGTCCCGTGATTGGCTGTGAACCGCCATACTTTTATAGAAACAAGATGGAGTTTACTTTTTCAAACGAGCGATGGCTAACGAGCGAGGAGATGGAACACAAAGATGAAATCAAACGGGAAGTTGCAGTTGGATTACACATTCCCGAACGGTACGATAAAGTTCTGAATGTCGAGGAGTGTTACCTGCAATCGGAAACCAGCACACGAATTCTTAATACCGTACGGGAGATTTGTCAGTTGTGGGAGATGAATGCCTACTCAACCAAAACACACACCGGGTACTTGCGCCATTTGGTTATTCGCGAAGCAAAGCATACCGGAGAGCGGATGATTAACCTCGTCACGACAAACGATTGGCAGGAAGCAATGCAGAAAATGACTACGTTGTTGTTGAAAGAATTTCCTGATACGACAACGATCGTCAATAACATCACTGAGAGAAAATCAATGGTGGCGTTCGGTGACAAGGAAAAAGTGTATTACGGCAACGGCTACATAACCGAGAAGATTGGAACTTACACATTTCATATTTCCGCAAACTCATTCTTTCAGACGAATACATTGCAAACGGAAAAATTGTATTCGATTGCAAAAGAATTTGTCGCACTTCAACCAACCGATGTTGTGTATGATTTGTACAGCGGCACAGGAACGATTGCGTTGTTTCTCTCGGATGCGTGTGAACGTGTTGTCGGAATTGAAGTGGTTGAAAGCGCAATTGCCGATGCACAACGAAATGCAGAACTAAACAAAGTGGTGAATTGCTTTTTCCTGAAGGGAAATCTCACGGAAGGATTGTACTCGAAAAAAGATGAAGAGCAGACAAAAGCCGGGTGGCTTCACGAACACCCGAAACCAAATGTCGTTGTGCTGGACCCGCCCCGAAGCGGCGTTCACCCGAAAGTTATTGACCAGATTATCAGATTGAAGCCAGAGAGAATTGTGTACGTCAGTTGCAATCCATCAACACAAGCACGCGACGCTAAAATGCTTGCTGATGGTGGGTTCTCGCTCGATGTTATTCAGCCGGTTGATATGTTTCCGCACACCGACCATATTGAGACTGTTGCGCGATTCACGTGCGCGAAGTGA
- a CDS encoding HAD family hydrolase encodes MKRFSCFIFDLDGTLTQTNELIFATFNHVTEKYVGKSFTPKEITGMFGPPEEIAIERIVGKERVEEALDDFFTFYESHHSSMANAYDGIQEILEYLKEQGILLAIFTGKGRRSTLITLNALGIQHNFDLIVTGTDVVNHKPSSEGIKKVLGAFGIEPSEALMVGDAVNDIKAANEAGVQMAAVVWDSYGKEQVMQMDVEYLFHSVEEFGEWIRSIVHNSALNTVNI; translated from the coding sequence ATGAAACGCTTTTCTTGTTTTATCTTCGATTTAGACGGCACACTTACCCAAACGAATGAACTGATTTTTGCTACGTTCAATCATGTCACCGAAAAATATGTTGGCAAAAGTTTCACACCGAAGGAAATTACCGGCATGTTCGGTCCGCCGGAAGAAATCGCCATTGAGCGGATTGTCGGGAAGGAACGGGTTGAGGAAGCGTTGGACGATTTCTTCACATTTTATGAATCCCATCATTCGTCAATGGCGAATGCGTATGATGGCATCCAAGAGATTTTAGAATATCTCAAAGAGCAGGGAATTCTTCTGGCAATTTTTACCGGTAAAGGAAGACGAAGCACACTTATCACGCTGAATGCACTTGGCATACAACACAACTTCGATTTGATTGTAACAGGAACCGATGTTGTGAATCATAAACCATCATCAGAAGGTATTAAGAAAGTTCTTGGCGCGTTCGGAATAGAACCCAGTGAAGCGTTGATGGTTGGTGATGCAGTCAATGATATAAAAGCGGCAAATGAAGCAGGAGTTCAGATGGCGGCGGTTGTTTGGGATTCATACGGAAAAGAACAAGTCATGCAGATGGATGTGGAATATCTTTTTCATAGCGTCGAAGAGTTTGGGGAGTGGATTCGTTCGATTGTTCACAATTCTGCTCTAAACACGGTCAATATTTAA